The region TTACGTAAAAGCTTCAAAATGGTTTACACTACTTTGGGGAGCCATTGCCATTGCATTTGCTAGTTTTGCTAATTTGTTCGATAATCTTATTCAGCTGGTAAATATTATCGGTTCCATTTTCTACGGAAATGTTTTGGGAATATTTTTACTGGCATTTTTTATTAAAATTGTAAACAGTAATTCGGTTTTTGTAGCCGCAATAATCACACAAATTATAATAATAATCCTCTATAAATTCGATGTGATGCCTTATTTGTGGCTCAATTTAGCAGGATGTTTACTTGTAATGGCACTCGCTCTAATCCTGGAACTATTTATAAAAACCCCGGAACATAAAATTAAAAGGAGCACATAAACTGCTAGTTTCGTTCAGGCTAATGGGCGTCTATTAGAGATTGAAAATATAAATTATTTAAAATGAAAAAAATAAAATGGGGCATTCTGGGCCTCGGAAAAATTGCCGGAAAATTCGCGACGGGATTAAAAGATGTTGAAGGCGCCGAACTTTATGCGGTTGCCAGTAGATCTAAAACCAAAGCTGAAACTTTTGCAAAAGAACATAACGCCACTAAATTGTTTTCTAGCTACGAAGCAATGCTGAAAGATGAAGAATTAGACGTGGTTTATATCGCTACGCCTCACGTTTTTCATCATCAACAAACCCTTCTTTGCCTTGATCATAAAAAAGCAGTTTTGTGCGAAAAACCTTTTGCGATGAACAAAAAGCAGGTGGAAGAAATGATCGCTAAAGCCAAAAAGGAAAATGTTTTTCTAATGGAAGCGATGTGGACGCAGTTTCTACCGCATTTTAAGTTTGTAATCGAACAAGTTAAATCTGAAAAATACGGTAAAATCAAAAACCTAAAAGCCGATTTTGGTTTTCCGGCGCCGGTAGATTTAGATAAACGCCTTTATAATAAAAACCTGGGTGGCGGTAGCTTGCTGGATATTGGCATCTACCCTATCTTTATGGCGATGAGTGCTTTGGGAGTTCCAGAGAGAATTCAGGCAA is a window of Salegentibacter salegens DNA encoding:
- a CDS encoding Gfo/Idh/MocA family protein codes for the protein MKKIKWGILGLGKIAGKFATGLKDVEGAELYAVASRSKTKAETFAKEHNATKLFSSYEAMLKDEELDVVYIATPHVFHHQQTLLCLDHKKAVLCEKPFAMNKKQVEEMIAKAKKENVFLMEAMWTQFLPHFKFVIEQVKSEKYGKIKNLKADFGFPAPVDLDKRLYNKNLGGGSLLDIGIYPIFMAMSALGVPERIQAKASFHNTGVDEDCDIVFKYKNGVEAELGSSIIKQTPTAAIIQFQKATLTLNTRFHEPTSIIIQTPEGEETKEFKVNSNGYNFEAEHVQKMLLQGKTESTEMTFEKSLQLIELLDKVRREISLEY